The Calypte anna isolate BGI_N300 chromosome 3, bCalAnn1_v1.p, whole genome shotgun sequence genome segment TTAGGGGAAAACAttgtagagtagggatgatggttggactcgatgatcccaaaggtcttttccaacctgaaagattctgtgAAGACCTTTGGAAGGGTTTGGGTCTTGTGGATGGGGTAGAGATGAGCCACACCAACACCCTTCAACGTGGGGTCCCCCAGCTGGGGTTCAGCAGTCAGAGGAGCCCACCAGGAAGCTCACACTGGGATGGAGGACACTCCAAGGTGAGGAGACATGAACCTTCTCTTCTGGAccctccagccctgggctctTTGAAGATTTATTGAGTTTGGTTCCTCTACAATATTCTCCTGGATGGTGCTGGTTTTGGTGGGACTGACCCACTTGGGCTATGAGTccacagcagtgccagggctgggtggaTGGGACCTCTAGGGAAGGGATGAGACACAAATGGGGTGGgatgcacccatgggtgctgaaGAAGCCTGATGGCACCTCTTGCTGAGGTTGCTTTTGGTGGCCTTTGAATGGATGTGGCATTTGGGGTGGGTTCCTGGGGGGCCAAGAGGAGCAGATGTCACTTGGAGGAAGGCTTGGAGCACCCCGTGCTGTGGGAGGagtctctgcccatggcagggggttggaactggaggatttttaaggtcccttccaacccaaaccagtctgggatgcTATGAATCTGGAAAGCTATGGGCTGGGTGTCCTCACCTCAGTCCTGGGGAAGGTGGTGGAGCACATCCTGCTGCAAGGGATTTCCAGAAGTCTGAAGGATGAGAAGGTCCCTGTGAGCAGCCAGCATGGAATTATGGAAGGGGAACTCCTGCTGGAGCAACCTGGCATCTTCCTGCAGAGAGGCCACCAGCTTGGCTTGACCTTCATCTGGTGCTGATGTTGTCCCCCATGtcccccatcctcatcctcatgaTGCTGAAGCACAGGGTAACGAAAGGGGCAAGTGAGGTGGACTGGAACCTGGAGGACCTGGAGATCTTCATTAATGAGCAGGATGATGGAAGGAGCAAGGAGCAGAtgatgcagagctgggatgtggGGTAGCCCACGGGGTTCATGAGGCCAACCAAGGAAAAGTGGGCTCGTAGGGACCTCGTGAAGGTCAAGAAGAGTGAAATCCTGTTCCTGGAGAGGAACAACCTCAGGACATGGGCACACACCAGAGCCATTCCCACCTCTGCTGTCCCACAGCTTGGTGATTTGGGGCCTCACGCCCAGcgctgcagagcagggagtgggggtgggggagtgggggggggaGCATGGACATGAGTGGGGAAATGTGGTTGAAAGGGATGCTGAGCAGGTGCTCAGGTGctccccagcatctcctccacCTCTGGGAGCCCAGgaaaggctctggggaggggaCATCTCACTGCATGAAGCCAGGGAAGGGCTGATGAGCTGCTGGAACCTTCCCATGGGTGTCTTCCAGCCCAGTGCATCACTGCCTgggcaggagggggagggaTAGCATTGGGGGCACACCACATGGCATCCCACAGAACCATAGGACCagagaatgggttgggttggatgggacctcaaAACTCATCGAattccagcccccctgccatggtcagggccccctcccccagcccagggtgctccaagccccatccaacctgggctgagacactgccagggatggggcagccacagcttccttgggcaacctgggcaaccaggggctcagcaccctcaccccaaggaatttcttcctcatgtccaacctcactctcccctcttccagttttaacccattccccttgtcctctccctacctccccgtgtccaaagccctcccccagctttcttggagccccttcagatattggaaggttgctctgagctcacctgggagcctcctcttctccaggctgaacaagcccaatccctcagcctggcttcccagggaggtgctcagccctctgagcatttcagtggctctgctctggacaccttaTAGGatcaccaaagaatttctccctcccatctcctctccatctcccttcttggaaacccttccccctcatcccatccctccacgCCCTTGTCCCACGTCCAAGAGGACACTTGGGGTCCCCCACATGGCATTCGGGACACACCACACAACATTTGGGTGTGTAAAAGGTGGGGTGGGGGTTACATCAcccagtgtcccaccaccccACGGCcacccaacccaacccaccaCCCATCCCCGTGTCTCCCCTGCAGATCTGCATCCTGGAATGTGAAGGCGAAGCCGTCCCAAGGGCCACCTGGGAGCTTTGTGCCGCTGCCGCCACCGCCGGCCGGGCTGTCCCCAGGCCTCGTGACCTCCATGGCGTCGGTGACCCCTGGCCTGGGGTGGCGGTGCCACCGCTGAACCCTCAGCAGCTGCCCGAGCTCCAGCGACGTcgggaaagggaggaagaagaagaagaagaagaagaagagttGGAAACGGCCCCGGGCTCCTTCCCTCGACCACCCGAGGACATTTCCCGACGCCTCGGCGGGTTCTTCCGGGGGCCGCGCGGGTCTAGGCCCGGGGCGACGGCCCGGGGGGTGCAGAAGAGATACGGGGGCTTCATCGGGGTCCGAAAGTCTGCGAGGAAGTGGAACAACCAGAAGAGGTTTAGCGAGTTCCTGAAGCAGTACCTGGGCATGTCGCCCCGTTCCAGTGAGTACGAGCTTGGCGGCGGCATCGGCGAACACAACGAGATCTAACGGAGAGCCCGCCAAAAAGTCAACCCTCTTAAACCCCTCTACACTGCATGTCCATAGGGGCAGGATTGCAAAGGgggcagcacacacacacacacacacataaaaaaaattaaaaatatatcaaaaaaattaaaaaaaaaaatgaaaaaataaacgATGAGAATTGGAAAAACGTCTTCAAAATGGAGAGCGGGGAGGGACGGCGAGAGCCGGCGCGTCGGCATCCGGAGGGGAAAATCCCAAAGCTGTTGGCATCCCCAAAGGGAGGATGGGGAAAAGGGGTTGGCCTCATGTTAAGGGAGGTTGAGGGGATGGTTTAAGCTCCTCACTTCcctacccaaaaaaaaaaaaaaaaatcagggggaaaaaaaaaaaaattaaaaaatgaaattttttccCATGTGAAAGTTTTGGGGTGAAAAACGTAGGGGTTGGGTTTCAATGAGCAAAAGCCCAGTTGGAAAAACAACCAAGGAGAAAGTGTAAAATGGGGAATGGAAATCAACTTTAAAACCATAAAAGTCTCCAGGTGAAAAACGGCGAGAAGTTTTTCAGGCTGGAAGTTTCCTAAATGgagatttaaaatgtgttttttaaaggttaaaaCTGCCTACATGAAAAGTTTTAATATTCTaaagtgtaaaaaaacccaaagtaaatgaaaaatttagGTCAATTCTGAAGCGTGCAAAAATGTAAATGGAAATGTCTGTGAATTTTCAAGAGTTCAAAAACCCAGAATGAAAATTTAAGTCAATTttaaagcatggaaaaaaaaaaaaatctaacttaAACTGTAAGTCAGGTTTAAGGTCTGAGTTATGTCAATGAAAAATGCCTGTACATTTCGAAGCTAAAgaacctaaaataaaaatttaagtcCATTTTAGTGAAAAATCCAAACAATTcaactttaaattttattttttcttttaaatagtgcaacaaaaaaaaatcccagtgaaaTAATTCCCAGCAACCCaaccaaaacagattttttttttcctttcctccccaacCCCAACCCCACACCTCCACCTCAACCCTTCATCCCCACCCgggatgctcagagccccctcctgcagctgccgAGCCCCAACTTCcaagttgttttttatttcccttccctttttaattctttttctgattt includes the following:
- the PNOC gene encoding prepronociceptin, producing the protein MRAVLWDLLLLCLFARARGDCRGDCLHCDRHLYRDTFDVLICILECEGEAVPRATWELCAAAATAGRAVPRPRDLHGVGDPWPGVAVPPLNPQQLPELQRRREREEEEEEEEEELETAPGSFPRPPEDISRRLGGFFRGPRGSRPGATARGVQKRYGGFIGVRKSARKWNNQKRFSEFLKQYLGMSPRSSEYELGGGIGEHNEI